The genomic stretch AGCATAAGCATATATCCTTCCAGCTATGAGTTGCCATTGCGAATCGAGGTAGATGACGATCTCATATCTTCAATAAGAGTATTTAATCCCCATAGCGGCGATATCTTAGAAGAACATAGGATGTTAATACTCTTACCAGTAAAACTTTCTAAGTTGAAAGATAAGGAGAGTATTTATCTTGAAAGTACACCAATTGAGAGTTTTCTCGACATTAAAAAGGGGGATTATGTTGTCCATATTAATCATGGTGTAGGCAGGTTTCTCGGCATTAAGACCTTAAAAGGAGAAGATTTCTTTTTAATCAAATATTTTGGAGAAGATAGACTCTATATCTCCATAAAAGATGCAGATCTTATTCAGAGATATTTAGGGTTTGGAGGTAGAGCTCCTAAGTTAAGTAAGCTAGGAAGTAAAGATTGGCAGAGTTTAAAGAGCAAGGCCAAATGTGGCATAGAGAGTTTTGCAAAAGATCTGCTAAAAATTCAAGCAGAGAGAACATCTTTAAAAGGATATTCTTTTTCCAGAGATACGGATTGGCAGAATGATTTAAAGAGCAGTTTTCCCTATAGAGAGACTTCTGATCAGCTCAAAGCTATAGAGGAAGTAAAGAGAGATATGGAATCTACTTACGCGATGGATAGGTTAATATGTGGCGATGTTGGTTACGGTAAGACCGAAGTCGCTTTACGTGCGGCGTTTAAAGCTGTTATGGATAATAAGCAGGTCTCAATGCTCGTACCTACAACAATACTTGCTCAGCAGCATTACCAGAGGTTCCTAGAAAGACTTGCACAGTTTCCGGTTAGAGTTGATATGTTGTCAAGATTTAGAACTGGAAAAGAACAAAAAGGGATTCTGGCTGATTTAAAAGAAGGAAAAATAGATATAATTATCGGGACCCATGGGCTGATATCATCAAGTGTTGAGTTTAAGGACCTGGGTTTACTTATAATAGATGAGGAGCAGAGGTTTGGCGTGATTCAGAAAGAAAGATTTAAGCAATACCGTCAGGTGGTAGATGTTTTGACTTTAACAGCAACGCCGATTCCGCGTACGTTATACATGTCGCTTGTTGGTATTAAAGGTATGTCGGTTATAAATACTCCTCCGGAGGAGAGATTGCCGGTTAAGACTTATATCTCTGAATATGACGATAATCTAATTAAGCGTGTTATCAGGAGAGAGCTTAAAAGAGGGGGTCAGGTGTTTTTTGTAAACAACAGGATAAGAGGCATAGAGAGAATGGCAGCAAAATTAAAAAGATTATTACCTAAAGCAGAGATTGCTGTTGCACATGGAAGGATGGAGGAAAGAGATCTTGCTGATATTATGGCGAGATTTTTAAATTCTGAGATAGATGTTCTAGTCTCTACTACTATAATTCAATCTGGAATCGATATCCCCAATGTTAATACTCTGATTATAAATAGAGCAGATATGTTTGGGTTAGCCGGCCTCTATCAGCTTAAAGGAAGAGTAGGGAGATACAATAGGATTGCCTATGCATATTTTTTAATACCCAAGGGCAAGCCTGTCTCAGACGATGCCTCAAGAAGGCTTAAAACTATAATAGAAGAGTCGGATTTAGGCGCAGGGTTTAAAATCGCTATTCGAGATTTAGAGATAAGAGGGGCGGGTAATATCTTAGGGCAAGAACAACACGGATTTATACAGTCTGTGGGCTTTGATCTTTATTGCAGACTTCTTAAGCAGACAATATATAAATTGACAGGAGATGAAATAAAAGAGAAAATATTTAACAAAATCAACAATTGAATGCGGGGGGTTTATGAAAAAGTTTTTAATGGTGCCAGCACTACTTTTGTTAATAGTTAATATCTCCGAGGCTGTTTTAGTGAATAGGGTGGTAGCCGTAGTTAATGGAGAGGTTATAACTGAGTCTGACCTGGTTCGTTTTGCTAAAAAGATAGCTATAGCTCGGAATATAGATTTAGCTCAAATGGATAGAGCAGCAGAGGATAAGGTTGTCAGAGAGTCACTCAATGAGCTGATAGAAGATATGCTGATCCTTTCTTATGCCAAGAGGTTAGGTTTAGGAATAAATGAAAAGGCGGTTGAGAAAAGGATTGCCGTAATCAAAGACGGTTTTAATA from Candidatus Kaelpia aquatica encodes the following:
- the mfd gene encoding transcription-repair coupling factor is translated as MFKTLKIYLGERVDYKSLVKSFSELGYRRVSSLGARDEFSLKGSSISIYPSSYELPLRIEVDDDLISSIRVFNPHSGDILEEHRMLILLPVKLSKLKDKESIYLESTPIESFLDIKKGDYVVHINHGVGRFLGIKTLKGEDFFLIKYFGEDRLYISIKDADLIQRYLGFGGRAPKLSKLGSKDWQSLKSKAKCGIESFAKDLLKIQAERTSLKGYSFSRDTDWQNDLKSSFPYRETSDQLKAIEEVKRDMESTYAMDRLICGDVGYGKTEVALRAAFKAVMDNKQVSMLVPTTILAQQHYQRFLERLAQFPVRVDMLSRFRTGKEQKGILADLKEGKIDIIIGTHGLISSSVEFKDLGLLIIDEEQRFGVIQKERFKQYRQVVDVLTLTATPIPRTLYMSLVGIKGMSVINTPPEERLPVKTYISEYDDNLIKRVIRRELKRGGQVFFVNNRIRGIERMAAKLKRLLPKAEIAVAHGRMEERDLADIMARFLNSEIDVLVSTTIIQSGIDIPNVNTLIINRADMFGLAGLYQLKGRVGRYNRIAYAYFLIPKGKPVSDDASRRLKTIIEESDLGAGFKIAIRDLEIRGAGNILGQEQHGFIQSVGFDLYCRLLKQTIYKLTGDEIKEKIFNKINN